The Shewanella sp. KX20019 genome window below encodes:
- a CDS encoding DUF5062 family protein → MKSGKHDAQLLKLAMEIGVGYAKKRGFDDFGQGISPKDKVECIYRLLVTDKLIQALPKDKEDGPNMKHKLVLWISRQLPENHELLN, encoded by the coding sequence ATGAAGTCTGGAAAGCACGATGCACAGCTACTTAAGCTAGCGATGGAAATCGGTGTAGGTTACGCCAAGAAAAGAGGCTTTGACGATTTTGGTCAGGGTATTTCTCCTAAAGACAAAGTGGAATGCATTTACCGATTATTGGTTACAGACAAGCTAATTCAAGCCTTGCCAAAAGACAAAGAAGATGGCCCGAATATGAAGCACAAACTGGTGCTGTGGATCAGCCGTCAACTGCCTGAAAACCACGAGCTACTCAACTAA
- a CDS encoding nitrate reductase cytochrome c-type subunit, translating to MKKLFTAAALVMALSACSGQQATTSAEPVNVMSLGQSEITDIRAADAAPIYPKRGKSIERTFVHQPPMIPHKAGYPITLKKNGCMSCHSPAKAKRMKATQIDPSHLLADAKLNKQYYNCTQCHTPQAENKTELVDNYFSTQ from the coding sequence ATGAAAAAATTATTTACTGCAGCTGCGCTAGTGATGGCGCTTAGCGCTTGCTCTGGCCAACAAGCAACCACATCAGCAGAGCCTGTGAATGTGATGTCACTGGGTCAATCTGAGATCACCGACATTCGTGCAGCTGATGCAGCACCGATTTACCCAAAACGTGGTAAGTCGATTGAGCGTACTTTTGTACATCAGCCACCGATGATCCCACATAAAGCGGGATACCCGATTACGCTGAAGAAAAACGGTTGTATGAGCTGCCATAGCCCAGCAAAAGCTAAACGGATGAAAGCGACACAGATCGACCCGTCGCACCTACTTGCCGATGCTAAGTTAAATAAACAGTACTACAACTGTACTCAGTGTCATACGCCACAAGCTGAGAACAAGACGGAGCTGGTTGACAACTACTTTTCAACTCAGTAA
- the napA gene encoding nitrate reductase catalytic subunit NapA, giving the protein MSISRREFLKANAAVAAATAVGATLPVKIVEAAEQKDSIKWDKAPCRFCGVGCSVLVGTDNGKVVATKGDPESPVNKGLNCIKGYFLSKIMYGKDRLTTPLLRMTDGKYDKEGEFTPVSWDTAFDTMADKWKNTLKTKGPTAVGMFGSGQWTVWEGYAASKLHKAGFLTNNIDPNARHCMASAVGGFMRTFGIDEPMGCYDDLEAADEFILWGANMAEMHPILWARLSDRRLSSPTSRVHVLSTYENRSFDLADNAMVFRPQSDLAILNYIANYIIQNDAVNKDFVTKHTKFALGTTDIGYGLRPEHPLEQKAKNPGNGKSAPISFDEYAKFVSTYTLEYAAEMSGVEPEKLELMAKAYADPKVKVMSLWTMGINQHVRGVWANNMLYNIHLLTGKIATPGNSPFSLTGQPSACGTAREVGTFSHRLPADMVVKNPKHRKITEELWQLPEGTIPPKPGFHAVLQSRMLKDGKLNCYWTMCTNNMQAGANINEEIYPGFRNPENFIVVSDPYPTVTAMAADLILPTAMWVEKEGAYGNAERRTHMWHQQVKPPEGAKSDLWQLMEFSKRFKVSEVWPAELIAKKPEYADKTLYQVLFANGVVDKFPAEECKADLNDESDAFGFYVQKGLFEEYAQFGRGHAHDLAPFDTYHENRGARWPVVDGKETLRRFVEGSDPYVKAGEGFNFYGKPDGKAVIFALPFEPAAEEPNEEFDIWLSTGRVLEHWHTGSMTARVPELYRAYPDAQIFMHPEDAKARGVKRGDEVIVASPRGEVKTRVETKGRNKPPRGVAFMPFFDARQLVNKLLLDATDPLSKETDFKKCPVKVTKA; this is encoded by the coding sequence ATGAGCATTAGCCGTCGCGAGTTTCTAAAAGCCAACGCAGCCGTTGCCGCAGCAACAGCCGTTGGTGCGACTCTGCCAGTGAAGATAGTCGAAGCTGCAGAGCAAAAAGATAGCATTAAGTGGGACAAAGCACCTTGTCGTTTTTGTGGCGTAGGTTGTAGTGTTCTTGTCGGTACAGATAATGGCAAAGTTGTTGCAACTAAAGGCGATCCAGAAAGCCCTGTCAACAAGGGGCTAAACTGTATTAAAGGCTATTTCTTATCGAAGATTATGTACGGTAAGGATCGTCTAACGACTCCGCTATTGCGCATGACAGATGGCAAATATGACAAAGAGGGTGAATTCACTCCAGTCAGCTGGGATACCGCATTCGACACCATGGCTGATAAGTGGAAAAACACACTTAAAACTAAAGGCCCAACGGCTGTAGGTATGTTTGGTTCAGGCCAATGGACAGTTTGGGAAGGTTATGCCGCGTCTAAACTTCACAAAGCAGGTTTCCTGACCAACAATATCGACCCTAACGCCCGTCACTGTATGGCTTCTGCTGTCGGTGGCTTTATGCGTACCTTCGGTATCGATGAGCCAATGGGTTGTTACGATGATCTTGAAGCCGCAGATGAGTTCATCCTTTGGGGCGCGAACATGGCAGAGATGCACCCAATTTTATGGGCTCGCCTATCTGATCGCCGCTTAAGCAGCCCGACCAGCCGTGTACATGTATTATCAACATATGAAAACCGCAGCTTCGACCTAGCCGACAACGCCATGGTTTTCCGTCCTCAGTCTGATTTGGCGATCCTTAACTACATCGCTAACTACATCATCCAAAATGATGCTGTAAATAAAGACTTTGTCACCAAGCACACTAAGTTTGCACTCGGTACCACTGATATTGGTTACGGTTTGCGTCCAGAGCATCCGCTAGAGCAAAAAGCAAAGAACCCAGGTAACGGTAAGTCTGCGCCTATCAGCTTCGATGAGTACGCTAAGTTCGTTAGCACTTATACGCTGGAATACGCTGCAGAGATGAGTGGTGTTGAGCCAGAAAAACTCGAACTTATGGCTAAAGCTTATGCCGATCCAAAAGTGAAAGTAATGAGCTTATGGACCATGGGTATTAACCAGCACGTTCGTGGTGTATGGGCTAACAACATGCTCTATAACATCCACCTGCTCACCGGTAAAATCGCAACGCCGGGTAACAGCCCGTTCTCACTAACGGGTCAACCATCAGCATGTGGCACGGCACGTGAAGTCGGTACATTCTCACACCGTCTGCCTGCAGACATGGTGGTTAAGAATCCTAAGCATCGTAAGATCACCGAAGAGCTATGGCAACTGCCTGAAGGCACGATTCCACCAAAGCCTGGCTTCCATGCCGTATTACAAAGTCGCATGCTTAAAGATGGCAAGCTGAACTGTTACTGGACCATGTGTACCAACAACATGCAGGCCGGCGCTAACATCAATGAAGAGATCTACCCAGGTTTCCGTAACCCAGAAAACTTCATTGTCGTGTCAGATCCATATCCAACCGTCACTGCGATGGCTGCCGATTTGATTCTTCCAACCGCGATGTGGGTTGAGAAAGAGGGTGCTTACGGTAACGCTGAGCGTCGTACGCACATGTGGCATCAACAAGTTAAGCCACCAGAAGGCGCTAAGTCTGACTTATGGCAGCTAATGGAGTTCTCTAAGCGCTTCAAAGTATCAGAAGTATGGCCTGCTGAGCTTATCGCTAAGAAACCTGAATACGCAGATAAGACGCTTTATCAAGTGCTATTTGCCAATGGCGTCGTTGACAAATTCCCAGCGGAAGAGTGTAAAGCAGATCTTAATGATGAGTCTGATGCATTTGGTTTCTACGTTCAAAAAGGCCTATTCGAAGAGTATGCCCAGTTTGGTCGCGGTCACGCCCACGATCTAGCGCCGTTCGATACTTACCATGAAAACCGCGGCGCACGCTGGCCTGTTGTTGATGGTAAAGAAACGCTACGTCGTTTCGTTGAAGGTAGCGATCCATATGTTAAAGCCGGCGAAGGCTTTAACTTCTACGGTAAACCAGATGGTAAAGCGGTTATTTTTGCTCTGCCGTTTGAACCTGCAGCTGAAGAGCCAAACGAAGAGTTTGATATCTGGTTGTCGACCGGTCGTGTGCTAGAGCATTGGCATACAGGTTCAATGACTGCTCGTGTACCTGAACTTTACCGCGCTTATCCAGATGCACAGATCTTCATGCATCCAGAAGACGCTAAAGCACGTGGCGTAAAACGTGGTGACGAAGTGATTGTTGCCTCACCTCGTGGTGAAGTGAAAACCCGAGTTGAAACTAAAGGCCGTAACAAGCCGCCAAGAGGCGTGGCATTCATGCCATTCTTCGATGCACGTCAGCTGGTCAACAAGTTGTTGCTAGACGCGACTGATCCTCTGTCAAAAGAGACAGATTTCAAGAAGTGTCCAGTTAAAGTGACAAAAGCATAA
- a CDS encoding lipocalin-like domain-containing protein gives MKKVLAWALFTSFMTVFISACSPAPESSTGMGQLLDGNTQGYSPVTPNVGLQFPDDHMAHNDFRQEWWYLTANLETESNEQLGLQWTQFRIALAPPGDIQPMEQQQGNITVDSSPWQTKQLYMAHTAITSQTVHQADEKWSRGHKRIAGTQAEPLTIRQDDWQWVSQSKQLFPATLAVASSDFSYLLQLDTTAPFQLQGDNGYSEKNAAGTVASYYYSQPFITVTGSLVRDGKTDKVSGQAWLDREWSSQFLSKTQQGWDWFAIRLDNSSTLMLFQLRDETGEQAHFYSGRRMYQDGRGHNISNKQISMTATAWQQTPSGNYPVQWHIEIPSEEIDINTSPLNSDSSMPLSIPYWEGPIHISGTHNGMGYMELTGY, from the coding sequence ATGAAAAAGGTCTTAGCTTGGGCGCTATTTACAAGCTTCATGACAGTATTTATTAGTGCCTGTTCACCAGCCCCTGAATCGTCAACCGGCATGGGACAACTGCTTGATGGCAACACCCAAGGCTACAGCCCCGTCACGCCTAATGTCGGTTTGCAGTTTCCTGACGACCATATGGCACATAACGATTTTAGGCAGGAGTGGTGGTATCTCACCGCCAATCTTGAAACAGAATCAAATGAGCAGCTTGGATTGCAGTGGACGCAATTTCGGATAGCACTGGCGCCACCAGGCGATATACAACCAATGGAGCAACAACAGGGAAATATCACTGTCGATAGCTCCCCTTGGCAAACTAAGCAGCTTTATATGGCGCATACCGCCATCACCAGCCAGACAGTTCATCAAGCTGATGAAAAGTGGTCTCGAGGACATAAGCGTATTGCAGGCACACAAGCAGAACCGTTAACCATCCGCCAAGATGACTGGCAATGGGTCAGCCAAAGCAAACAACTATTTCCAGCCACATTAGCGGTTGCCAGCAGTGATTTTAGCTACCTGTTGCAGCTTGATACAACAGCCCCGTTTCAGCTACAGGGTGATAACGGCTATAGCGAGAAAAATGCCGCTGGCACCGTGGCTTCCTATTACTATAGCCAGCCATTTATTACGGTGACAGGCAGTCTCGTCAGAGATGGAAAAACGGACAAGGTCAGCGGACAGGCTTGGTTAGACCGAGAGTGGAGCTCGCAGTTCCTGTCAAAAACGCAGCAGGGCTGGGATTGGTTTGCGATTAGGCTGGATAACAGCAGCACCTTGATGCTATTTCAACTTAGGGACGAAACAGGCGAGCAAGCTCACTTTTACAGTGGTAGACGCATGTACCAAGATGGCCGCGGTCATAATATCAGTAATAAACAGATCAGCATGACAGCAACAGCTTGGCAGCAAACGCCATCTGGCAACTACCCCGTGCAATGGCATATCGAAATTCCATCAGAGGAGATCGACATAAACACCAGCCCACTCAATAGTGACTCTAGTATGCCGCTGTCTATCCCTTATTGGGAAGGCCCTATCCATATTAGCGGCACACATAACGGAATGGGCTATATGGAACTCACTGGCTATTGA
- a CDS encoding chaperone NapD: MSKEFHITSLVVHAASKSVADIKQRLSALDGAEIHAVTDEGKFVVTLEGETQRSILDNVEAINAFEGVINSSLIYHQVDPVEQKSEEHHEH, from the coding sequence ATGAGCAAAGAATTTCATATCACCAGCTTAGTCGTGCACGCCGCGTCCAAATCTGTTGCCGATATCAAGCAGCGTTTATCTGCGCTTGACGGCGCCGAAATCCATGCGGTTACCGATGAAGGAAAGTTTGTGGTCACCCTAGAGGGTGAAACCCAACGCTCCATCCTCGATAACGTTGAAGCTATTAATGCCTTTGAAGGGGTTATTAATAGCAGCTTAATTTATCATCAAGTCGATCCAGTAGAACAAAAGAGTGAGGAACACCATGAGCATTAG